Sequence from the Candidatus Beckwithbacteria bacterium genome:
TATCGACATTGGTTTGAGTTTGGGGAGTACAAACAATGGCATTAATGGTTGAAGAAGTGGCGGCCGGGCCGTAAATGTCGGAGAGGGGAATGATTTGATCTGGGTAAAACTTAGCAACAGCCTGGCGGCGAATAGAAAAACTTTCCAACGATTGCGGAAAAGCCTTATTGGTTAACATGGATTTTTGACACAAACCAACTAAAACTTTTTTACCAGCAGTTTTAGCAGTGGCTAAAAGTTTTTGGTGGCCAAGATGGAGATGGTCAAAGGTGCCGGCAACGGCAACAGAATTAAATTTCATCATGTATAATTCTATCAGATGGAGATCGCCAGGATTGGCGAACCAGGGAGGGGTGCTCTGAATTGGTTAAGGAACCAGTCTTGAAAACTGGCGCCCGCAAGGGCTTGCGAGTTCGAGTCTCGCCCCCTCCGCCAATTTTCAAAATTAGGATTTTGGGCGATTGTTGCCTCGCCCCGCCAAAGGCGGGGCTCGGCTTCGGCAAGGATTTTGAAGGGATTTTTGAAATCCAAAAACAATTTCTGCCCGCTCAAACGGAAGTTCGAACCAATCTTTTTTAGAAAATCCCGACCCTGTTCGGGATTTTCTTGCAAAGCGATAATTTCGGAAGGCGTTTTCAAGATAAGCGTTCATCAGTTTTTCCAGTTTCTCGTCAATTGTTTTTATGTCGCTTTCTGTTTTTTGAGCAAAAAAGCGAGATGATTGGACTTTCGTTTCTTTTTCAATTTCAAGTTCGTTTAATATTTTATCAGCCCAATCATCAGGCAAAGAAACTTTTTGTATCGCTTCGTTTATTTGAGATGAAATTTTTTCTTCTCTCGTAAAAACATTTTGCGAGCAAATGTGTTTTGGATTTTTCTTGGTGCAGTAATAGTAAGTGTATGATTTTCCGCTTGGCTTTATCTTTTTGTCGGCGGTTATGGTAAATCCACATTCGCCACAGTGGAAAAATCCGCGGTAAAGAAAAAATTTCATCTTGTCTACTTTCTGCGGTTTACTCTTTTGCTTCATTACTTCCTGTACTTGATCAAAAAGTTTCTTTGTAATAATCGGTTCGTGCTTTCCTTCAAAATATTCGCCGTTGTAGCGGATAAGTCCGTAGTAAAATGGATTTTGTAAAAGATATTGATAATTGGAAACGGAAAGCAACGAACCTCGCCGCCCTTTCAAGCCGAGATCATTGATAATCTTTCGGAGATTTTTCAAAGTATATTTTCCGCTTGCGTAGGCCTCAAATGACTTTTTAATCAGTGGCGATTTTTCTTTATCAACATAAATCTGTTTTGTTTCCCGATTGTTTAAATATCCAAGCGGGGCCATTTGAGGCCATAACC
This genomic interval carries:
- a CDS encoding recombinase family protein, producing the protein LAWHPDRLARNSVDGGQIIYLVDTGVIQELKFPTFWFDPTPQGKFMLSIAFGQSKYYIDNLSENIKRGHRQKLKNGLWPQMAPLGYLNNRETKQIYVDKEKSPLIKKSFEAYASGKYTLKNLRKIINDLGLKGRRGSLLSVSNYQYLLQNPFYYGLIRYNGEYFEGKHEPIITKKLFDQVQEVMKQKSKPQKVDKMKFFLYRGFFHCGECGFTITADKKIKPSGKSYTYYYCTKKNPKHICSQNVFTREEKISSQINEAIQKVSLPDDWADKILNELEIEKETKVQSSRFFAQKTESDIKTIDEKLEKLMNAYLENAFRNYRFARKSRTGSGFSKKDWFELPFERAEIVFGFQKSLQNPCRSRAPPLAGRGNNRPKS